A single Lolium perenne isolate Kyuss_39 chromosome 6, Kyuss_2.0, whole genome shotgun sequence DNA region contains:
- the LOC127306643 gene encoding histone H4, with product MSGRGKGGKGLGKGGAKRHRKVLRDNIQGITKPAIRRLARRGGVKRISGLIYEETRGVLKIFLENVIRDAVTYTEHARRKTVTAMDVVYALKRQGRTLYGFGG from the coding sequence ATGTCCGgccgcggcaagggaggcaagggcctGGGCAAGGGCGGCGCGAAGCGCCACCGCAAGGTGCTCCGCGACAACATCCAGGGCATCACCAAGCCGGCCATCCGCCGCCTCGCCCGCCGCGGCGGCGTCAAGCGCATCTCCGGGCTCATCTACGAGGAGACCCGCGGCGTGCTCAAGATCttcctcgagaacgtcatccgcgacGCCGTCACCTACACCGAGCACGCGCGACGCAAGACCGTCACCGCCATGGACGTCGTCTACGCGCTCAAGCGCCAGGGACGCACACTCTACGGCTTCGGCGGCTGA
- the LOC127306644 gene encoding uncharacterized protein, with protein MDRAPPRGAPRDAVGQRWLAVFAFQAALSAAASVIHLATSPRRRHASLGVPPALLLALHPFLSCAATGLLALAFLISASPHPRPPPVPLRALAAFLLAAAGALCVAAAASLVPEDAGWAAVAGLGFRGAVLGAVFAAHYFGRGRWLLQFPVVQRPLFYGLKMGLLPSMKRALKVSLQAFCLSFVLIFILPRQFRIGGSIGSQIITQIGIFMVTTGVSFCWEISHHFVQVVHTRRCSFTPPQSTAAAETNPTDYILETLELSDPRSLMQYLAFQDLCAVSECNIEPWRRGAFFEESGETYKRIVTACLKPLEDFTTKIAEALEGFSSDKPELLSQQSKLYGAFSDAQICSWCARTLATLTARSRREDRYGVAQLTGCNAAVMSTLLSALVAVEACLGKKTNPQPVHSLGPASIRWGNFSTAKKGNVTAIASTQRGGLHTKAYLMADVFRTSIYQIVSAFLDDMRANAKSSSLEKNWISEGRKPIFGSPAVLVQKLSLFTEYHAV; from the exons atggacAGGGCCCCGCCGCGCGGCGCTCCCCGCGACGCCGTCGGCCAGCGGTGGCTCGCCGTCTTCGCCTTCCAGGCCGCGCTCTCGGCGGCCGCCTCCGTAATCCACCTCGCGacctccccgcgccgccgccacgccagCCTCGGGGTGCCCCCGGCCCTCCTCCTCGCGCTGCACCCGTTCCTCTCCTGCGCCGCCACGGGGCTCCTCGCGCTCGCCTTCCTCATCTCCGCCTCGCCCCACCCGCGCCCGCCGCCGGTGCCGCTGCGCGCGCTCGCGGCCTTCCTCCTCGCCGCGGCCGGCGCGCTCTGCGTGgccgcggcggcgtctctggtccCCGAGGACGCCGGCTGGGCCGCCGTCGCCGGGCTGGGGTTCCGCGGCGCTGTGCTGGGCGCGGTGTTCGCCGCCCACTACTTCGGGCGTGGGAGGTGGCTGCTCCAGTTCCCCGTCGTGCAG CGACCTCTGTTCTATGGATTGAAGATGGGGCTCCTACCATCTATGAAAAGGGCTCTAAAGGTGTCGCTTCAGGCCTTCTGCCTTTCATTTGTCCTGATTTTTATTCTTCCCCGGCAATTCAGAATTGGAGGATCCATTGGAAGCCAAATTATCACCCAAATCGGTATTTTTATGGTGACCACAGGTGTTTCCTTCTGTTGGGAAATAAGCCATCATTTTGTCCAG GTTGTGCATACAAGAAGGTGCAGTTTTACTCCACCTCAGAGCACTGCCGCTGCAGAGACTAATCCTACGGATTATATCCTTGAAACATTGGAACTAAGTGATCCACGGTCGCTCATGCAGTATCTTGCCTTCCAAGATTTGTGTGCAGTATCTGAATGTAACATAGAACCTTGGCGTCGGGGTGCCTTCTTCGAGGAATCTGGTGAAACTTACAAAAGAATCGTGACAGCCTGTTTGAAGCCACTTGAGGACTTCACTACAAAAATTGCTGAAGCGCTCGAAGGGTTTTCTAGCGATAAGCCAGAATTATTGTCACAACAGTCTAAGCTCTATGGTGCATTTAGTGATGCACAG ATATGCTCATGGTGTGCTCGGACATTGGCGACATTGACTGCACGCTCACGGCGAGAGGATCGATATGGAGTTGCTCAGCTCACTGGCTGCAATGCTGCTGTGATGTCTACCCTGCTGTCTGCGCTAGTTGCGGTGGAAGCATGTTTAGGAAAGAAAACCAACCCGCAACCTGTGCACTCACTGGGTCCAGCAAGCATTAGGTGGGGCAACTTCTCCACAGCAAAAAAGGGCAACGTAACTGCCATTGCAAGCACGCAGAGAGGCGGTCTGCACACTAAAGCTTATTTGATGGCTGATGTTTTCCGGACGTCGATCTATCAGATAGTTTCAGCCTTCCTGGATGACATGCGGGCAAATGCGAAATCTTCGAGTCTGGAGAAGAACTGGATCAGTGAAGGAAGAAAACCTATATTTGGTTCACCTGCTGTGTTGGTTCAGAAGCTGAGCCTGTTCACTGAATACCATGCTGTCTGA
- the LOC127306645 gene encoding uncharacterized protein codes for MATQMDAYLLLGRAAWMAPKIAYHDEQDDDDIGSASDSDSEATSSSSDLADDVSSSSSSSSSSSSSADDLFEMSALMTHLPIKRGLSRFFDGKSQSFASLAAVGSLEDLAKPARKRLNPSRSCGGGLAARRDRVLSPRRHCPKAARKAAARAALSVLGGGGSPRRVIVGNVLLVS; via the exons ATGGCGACCCAGATGGACGCGTACCTTCTCCTCGGCCGCGCGGCCTGGATGGCGCCCAAGATCGCCTACCACGACGAGCAGGACGACGACGACATCGGCTCCGCCTCAGACTCCGACTCCGAGGCCACGTCCTCCTCCTCCGACCTCGCCGACGACGTCAGCTCCTCCTCCTCAAGCTCCAGCTCCAGCTCCAGCTCCGCCGACGACCTCTTCGAGATGTCCGCTCTCATGACGCACCTCCCCATCAA GAGAGGATTGTCCAGGTTCTTCGACGGCAAGTCGCAGTCATTCGCGTCGCTGGCCGCGGTGGGCTCCCTGGAGGACCTGGCCAAGCCGGCCAGGAAGCGCCTCAACCCGTCGCGGAGCTGCGGGGGCGGCCTCGCCGCGCGCCGGGACCGGGTCCTCTCGCCGCGCCGGCACTGCCCCAAGGCCGCCAGGAAGGCGGCTGCCAGGGCCGCGCTCTCGGTgctcggcggcggcggatcgCCCAGGAGGGTGATCGTCGGCAACGTTCTGCTTGTTAGTTAG
- the LOC127310144 gene encoding peroxisomal membrane protein 11-3-like translates to MASVSDPRTCKAAAAMHAPPRDFLVHLEAHLARHDGRQAAQDLALAAVGLNRKAFRLGKFVQDVNTLRVGRSPLLPPPLVLHAYGGEGVYYFLEQFVWLAKADLLPAHLLPRLHLRPPRSSRGEELLPVVAEEQG, encoded by the exons ATGGCCTCCGTCTCCGACCCTCGGACTTGcaaggccgccgccgccatgcacgCGCCTCCCCGGGACTTCCTCGTCCACCTTGAGGCCCACCTGGCCCGCCACGACGGTCGACAAGCTGCTCAAGATCTCGCGCTCGCTGC CGTCGGCCTCAACCGCAAGGCCTTCCGCCTCGGCAAGTTCGTGCAGGACGTCAACACCCTTCGCGTCGGCCGCAGCCCCCTCCTCCCGCCGCCACTCGTACTCCACGCTTACGGCGGCGAGGGCGTCTACTACTTCCTTGAGCAGTTCGTCTGGCTCGCCAAGGCCGACTTGCTGCCCGCGCACCTCCtcccgcgcctccacctccgcccgcCGAGGTCATCCCGTGGAGAGGAGCTCCTTCCCGTGGTCGCGGAGGAGCAAGGCTGA